In the genome of Phoenix dactylifera cultivar Barhee BC4 unplaced genomic scaffold, palm_55x_up_171113_PBpolish2nd_filt_p 001612F, whole genome shotgun sequence, the window GATTCGTATCCGTTTGTTTAGATATCCTCATGATCACTCCGGCTAGGCGCGTCAGACCTTGCTTCCTTTTCGCTCTAATATCGTAAGATTTGACCGACCCAATAGCTCTAATACGGGCTTTAGACTTAAAAAGCTATTAGAATAAGAAAAAAAGGtacatttcataatttttttatgtaaaaaaaaaaaaaaaaggcaaaaaagaaaaaaaaaagaagaaaaagaagaagaaggattcaTCGACTTTTACTGaaaattaatcatatttacaaCAGAGGTAAGTTACATGggcgaagaaggagaggaacaaATGCTAGAAAAAGAAGCTAAATGGCTCCAAATGAAGTATCTGATAATTAGGATAGAAAATGTTGATTCCCGTAAGAAGAAGCGGCCTCATCCAAAACTAGTAGGAGCATTCATTATATCAATTTTTAAGAGGAAAAGATCAGACATTtcggaaaaaaaatattattctgcCTTTTAGTTTCTAATCCCTATTCTTTAATCTCTTTGCAGTTAATTCCTCCTAAGTTCAGGCAGCATCTGGCGAACGACAATCATGGGGAGGCCACCATATTGAGCCCTCTTGGCAAGTTTTGGCATGTCAATCTTCAGCGAGAAGGACGCGAGATGTTCTTTGGTAGTGGTTGGGAGGACTTTGCAAATGCTCATGGTTTAAGCGTGGGCCACTTCTTAGTGTTTCTCTACCAAGGAAATATGGTTTTCACCATCAAGATATTCGAAAATAGCGGATGCCTTAAAGAGTACGGTTCCACTGCCTCCAAGTTTGCAGACAAAAAAGAAGTTAACCTCGACGATGAAATTCTTGATGATGCTCCAAAAGGTaatctttttatttatacttttgCATTTAAAACTAAAAATTATTTAGAACTTTTAAGCAATGAATACTCTTGCTTGTTGGTCTGGATGAGATTCTTTCCTGCAAATGGTTATTAGCCACTTGGAGCCATTTAGCTCCATCTCTACTCTCATCTTTGTTGTAAATACGATTAATCTTTAATAGATCCGAGTGGCCCTTTTGCCTCCATTtacatcaacaaaaaaaaaaaaa includes:
- the LOC103712768 gene encoding putative B3 domain-containing protein Os06g0632500 → MGEEGEEQMLEKEAKWLQMKYLIIRIENVDSRKKKRPHPKLLIPPKFRQHLANDNHGEATILSPLGKFWHVNLQREGREMFFGSGWEDFANAHGLSVGHFLVFLYQGNMVFTIKIFENSGCLKEYGSTASKFADKKEVNLDDEILDDAPKDIAVEKGRSKSSRRKCPNRRKRVPYFERIAVPKAFCLSNGLTTKCEITLKDRKQRLWPALFRLGSREGYIGRGWRCFSEGNDLKEGDKCIFELVSKKVMRVRIVRR